The following are encoded in a window of Vespula pensylvanica isolate Volc-1 chromosome 2, ASM1446617v1, whole genome shotgun sequence genomic DNA:
- the LOC122637969 gene encoding ras GTPase-activating-like protein IQGAP1 isoform X2, producing the protein MINSAHNSVDNKKDKCIVPNTSLKEIIVGNDGRKTAEEMDEQRQKTLAYEYLCHLEEAKKWIEACIREKLPPTTELEENLRNGVYLAKLGNFMAPEILPLHRIYDFDQRRYALAGLQFRHTDNINYFLQCLQTMELPFTFQPETTDIYDKKNMPRVIYCIHALSTHLFKLGKAPKIQDLYGKINFTDAEIDAVSEELRKYGIQMPSFQKIGGLLTNSMAVDIAALHAAIIAINQAINKNDQVMMLNVLQNEATQLNNICIEHIQDYCEALYKAKSNKTQAALNRSLNDSYVSDAYDELLTQAEIQGHINHVNAQHAVKDIIRLVQSNSNELIKALETPALHLQNVMSSNVEVYKKQLTQLIGNSEWNSNYPDINHHWQYLIQNAIDTGNERILKIQKRKEAVQFVNETLQAGGLTEFYKALKNPYLELNSVDKFALPLYYEEMKIDRTECQKDLTYNDIVVSIRVLSSIAAITKAVDIGNDDLVYEALKNPDAHVMELNEENKTKYFSALATARWEKQSQSVPCHILTYIDIRDCIELVNQQYQQDNELIQMLHELNLAMVENNPYTVTEALTKLQLKLYWYITPKDPLFVYKLLKKCLLEKHSDGSELWLDDVENVLSILSKESEKAKLMCDFLVKFNNNLDEKNLEYFIIFFNDSLKKPVTEEIKEKKFHILYNLRKLKCEKYDYSIVRYITPLGNEAYLDLKEQTVTWDPPEDLSETHYLTYDDINYIMKDNVNEDPHEYLKMKGLIVRLQARIRGYILRKKYSSKFIYFNTNKIVKIQAWWRGLLQRKRYIALLNDMREKDSGLCQFNSKRMQTEYIDVLDLYRDYESQIIKIQALWRGRAARRAFDSLLHMEKPPFPVVRHFSAILNFNAQDYDKDLQLQHLKHEVVQIIRHNQNLSQQLDSMDIKIGLLIQNRITLQDVVSHGKSLENLAKQRHNNKDNKNSSGMSDSLSMQKGLKSLTKEGRKKLEGYQHLFYALQTNPVYLSKLLFLLPQSKTNKFLQNVILTLFNFGSNIREEYLLLKLFGSALQEEIRCKFQKPSEVVTGDPLVLKIVVNYARQLNGQRALRQIVGPIIEKILSDKTLSIETNPVDIYKCWRNQLEMETGETQNLPYTVSHQEALTYEHVRKRLNDGVRLLQKTVLEFLTRITESRDLIPYGMLYVAKVLNDTLSEKFPNAPEKDILKVVGNLIYYQFINAAIVAPDAFDIVTLPVDRSLLNDQRRNLASIAKILQFAASKKGFGEEATHLVCLNQFIIDCHEKFKKFFRYCCQIEDLEEHFSIHEYTEATLIHKPEIYISLQEICDTHCLMLKYQDQIASDPLDPLHDLLDDLESAPTVSSLLGISDTMCEGNLARLGKTEVCLVLTNKFQVPEDEDTNLSRLFIKTKELLVSVLQFLKGPTLADALTITSSPMDRKPLNSAKCNSMSPVLNINHKSSSLNDCKFQLSVYLNKLRLGGWVSMEDGYQNIITAVAKDLCNKGKYRIIRNKELQTLHMTKQRLEEKTKYYQEQVEYYNKYIQRCLENLHTGKGSIRALHTARKDHRKLKSKITLRYSAAKLQEKGVLLEVDGLPHSQSKNVIFEISPTEHNGLFTVQCKFMGVEMEKVEIDIQKLLELQFEGSPIMDMFGKAKINVNLLLYLLNKKFYGKT; encoded by the exons ATGATTAATAGTGCTCATAATTCagttgataataaaaagg atAAATGCATTGTTCCAAATACATCACTCAAGGAAATTATTGTGGGAAACGATGGACGTAAAACTGCTGAAGAGATGGATGAACAAAGACAGAAAACACTTGCTTATGAATATCTATGTCATttagaagaagcaaaaaa atggaTAGAAGCTTGCATAAGAGAAAAGCTACCTCCTACGAcagaattagaagaaaactTAAGAAATGGGGTTTATTTAGCAAAATTAGGTAATTTCATGGCACCAGAGATATTACCTTTACATAGAATTTATGATTTTGATCAGCGAAGATATGCGCTTGCTGGACTGCAGTTTAGACATacagataatattaattattttttacaatgtcTTCAAACCATGGAATTACctttt ACGTTCCAACCAGAAACGACAGacatatacgataaaaaaaatatgccacgagtaatatattgtatacatgCACTCAGTACACATTTGTTTAAGCTAGGCAAAGCACCAAAAATTCAAGACTTAtatggaaaaattaattttacag ACGCAGAGATCGATGCTGTCAGTGAAGAATTACGTAAATACGGTATCCAAATGCCGTCGTTTCAAAAAATTGGTGGCTTATTAACTAACAGTATGGCCGTGGATATTGCAGCCCTTCATGCTGCGATAATTGCTATAAATCAAGcgattaataaaaac GATCAAGTTATGATGTTAAACGTTTTACAAAATGAGGCAACacaattaaataacatttgtaTTGAACATATTCAAGATTATTGTGAAGCTTTATATAAGgcaaaaagtaataaaacacAAGCTGCACTTAACAGA tctTTGAATGACAGTTACGTATCTGATGCATATGATGAACTATTAACTCAGGCAGAAATACAGGGTCATATCAATCACGTGAATG CTCAGCATGCAGTGAAagatattattcgattagTTCAATCTAATAGCAATGAACTAATTAAAGCTTTAGAAACACCTGCACTGCATTTACAG aACGTCATGTCTAGTAACGTAGAAGTTTATAAGAAGCAATTAACCCAGCTAATAGGAAATTCTGAATGGAACAGCAATTATCCTGATATTAATCATCATTGGCAATACTTAATTCAAAATGCTATTGACAcaggaaacgaacgaatactgaaaattcaaaaac GCAAGGAAGCTGTACAATTTGTAAATGAAACTTTACAGGCCGGTGGTTTAACTGAATTTTATAAAGCTTTAAAAAATCCATATCTTGAATTAAATAGCGTAGATAAATTTGCACTGCCATTATATtatgaagaaatgaaaatcgatcgtacgGAATGTCAG aaagatCTTACATACAATGATATAGTAGTTAGTATTCGAGTATTGTCATCGATAGCAGCGATTACTAAAGCAGTAGATATAGGAAATGATGATTTAGTTTATGAAGCTCTCAAGAATCCTGATGCACATGTTATG gaattgaatgaagaaaataaaacgaaatattttagtGCATTAGCAACAGCACGCTGGGAAAAACAATCACAATCTGTACCATGTCATATATTaacttatatagatatacgagaCTGCATTGAACTAGTAAATCAACAATATCAACAAGATAATgaac TGATACAAATGTTGCATGAATTGAATTTGGCTATGGTTGAGAATAATCCATATACTGTAACAGAAGctttaacaaaattacaatTGAAGTTGTACTGGTACATAACTCCTAAAGATCCtttgtttgtttataaattattgaaaaaatgtcTTTTGGAGAAACATTCTGATGGTTCTGAATTATGGTTGGACGACGTGGAAAATGTATTGTCGATTCTGTCTAAGGAAAGCGAAAAAGCTAAATTAA TGTGCGATTTCCtcgtgaaatttaataataatctggATGAGAAAAATctggaatattttataatttttttcaacgattcatTGAAGAAGCCAGTAACGGAGgaaattaaggaaaaaaaattccatatattatataatttaagaaaGCTAAAG tgtgaaaaatatgattactCGATTGTTCGATACATCACTCCTTTGGGTAACGAAGCATATTTGGATTTAAAGGAACAAACCGTTACATGGGATCCTCCTGAAGATTTATCAGAAACTCATTACCTCACCTATGATGATATcaac TATATAATGAAAGATAACGTGAACGAAGATCCTcatgaatatttgaaaatgaaaggacTCATTGTTAGGCTACAAGCACGTATCCGAGGATATATACTACGTAAAAAGTATTCttctaaattcatttattttaataccaATAAAATTGTCAAGATACAAGCTTGGTGGAGAGGTTTATTGCAACGGAAGCGTTATATTGCATTACTTAACGATATGCGTGAAAAAGATTCTGGATTGTGTCAATTCAATTCTAAACGGATGCAAACCGAATACATAGATGTGTTGGATCTGTATCGTGATTat GAATCACAAATTATAAAGATCCAGGCTCTTTGGCGTGGACGCGCAGCTAGAAGAGCTTTTGATTCATTATTGCATATGGAAAAGCCACCATTCCCTGTAGTCAGACATTTCTCTGCGATCCTAAATTTTAATGCCCAAGATTATGATAAAGACTTACAATTACag CATTTGAAACACGAAGTCGTTCAAATTATAAGACACAATCAGAACTTGTCACAACAATTGGATAGCATGGATATCAAAATTGgtttattaattcaaaataGAATCACGTTGCAA GATGTAGTTTCGCACGGCAAAAGTTTGGAAAATCTTGCGAAACAGAGGCATAACaacaaagataataaaaattcttctgGGATGTCGGATAGTTTGTCGATGCAAAAAGGATTGAAATCGTTGACTAAGGAAGGTCGTAAAAAACTTGAGGGTTatcaacatttattttatgcaTTACAAACTAATCCagtatatttatcgaaattgtTATTTCTATTGCCACaaagtaaaacaaataaattcttacaaaatgttattttaacattattcaACTTTGGATCAAATATAAGAgaagaatatcttttattgAAGCTCTTTGGCAGTGCATTGCAAGAAGAAATAAg ATGTAAATTTCAAAAACCATCCGAAGTTGTTACTGGAGATCcattagtattaaaaatagtaGTAAATTATGCTCGACAATTAAATGGTCAAAGAGCGCTAAGACAGATAGTTGGGCCCatcatagaaaaaatattatccgaTAAGACTCTATCCATAGAAACAAATCCCGTGGATATTTACAAATGTTGGAGAAATCAATTGGAAATGGAAACTGGTGAAACAca AAATCTTCCATATACCGTCTCTCACCAAGAAGCTTTAACGTACGAACATGTACGAAAAAGATTAAACGATGGCGTACGTTTACTACAAAAAACtgtattagaatttttaacgagaatAACCGAATCGCGTGACTTAATACCTTATGGAATGTTATACGTAGCCAAAGTTTTAAACGATACACTGTCAGAAAAATTTCCAAATGCTCCGGAGAAGGACATTTTAAAAGTAGTTGGaaacttaatttattatcaatttataaatgCTGCTATTGTGGCACCAGATGCTTTTGATATCGTTACTTTACCGGTTGATAGATCACTATTGAATgatcaaagaagaaatttagCTAGCATcgcaaaaatattacaattcgCTGCTTCCAAAAAAGGA TTCGGTGAGGAGGCCACGCATTTGGTTTGCTTGAATCAGTTTATCATTGATTGTCATGAAAAGTTCAAAAAGTTTTTCCGATATTGTTGCCAAATAGAAGATCTTGAAGAACATTTTAGTATTCACGAATATACGGAAGCTACTCTTATACATAAACCTgaaatttatatctctctACAG GAAATTTGTGATACACATTGTCTCATGTTAAAATATCAAGACCAAATAGCATCTGATCCATTAGATCCGCTTCACGATTTGTTAGACGATTTAGAATCTGCACCAACCGTATCATCGTTGTTAGGAATAT CTGATACAATGTGCGAAGGAAATTTGGCAAGACTTGGTAAAACGGAAGTGTGTTTGGTACttacgaataaatttcaagtCCCAGAAGATGAGGATACGAATTTAAgcagattatttattaaaaccaAAGAACTTTTGGTTTCTGTGCTTCAGTTTTTAAAAGGTCCTACATTGGCGGATGCTTTAACGATTACATCCTCTCCTATGGATAGAAAACCATTGAACAGTGCAAAGTGCAATTCCATGTCACCTGTATTGAACATCAATCACAaaag tTCATCCTTGAATGATTGTAAGTTTCAACTGTCcgtatatttgaataaattacgACTCGGAGGATGGGTCAGTATGGAAGATGGTTATCAAAATATCATAACAGCTGTTGCGAAAGATCTTTGTAACAAGGGAAAGTATAGAATTATAAGGAATAAAGAACTTCAAACTTTACATATGACGAAACAGAGAttggaagagaaaacgaaatattatcaaGAACAAGTggagtattataataaatatatacaacgaTGTCTCGAAAATTTACATACCGGAAAAGg ATCCATTCGAGCATTACATACAGCGCGAAAAGAtcatagaaaattgaaatctaAAATTACGTTAAGGTATTCCGCTGCAAAGTTGCAAGAGAAAGGTGTACTCTTAGAAGTCGATGGTCTTCCACATTCTCAATCTAAAAACGTTATTTTTGAGATAAGTCCTACCGAACATAATGGCCTTTTTACTGTACAGTGTAAATTTATGGGAGTAGAAATGGAAAAGGTAGAAATTGATATTCAAAAGTTACTTGAATTACAATTCGAAGGTTCACCGATAATGGATATGTTTGGAAAGGCCAAAATCAATGTAAATTTACTTTTGTATTTGttgaataagaaattttatggTAAAACCTAA